In the Drosophila willistoni isolate 14030-0811.24 chromosome 3R, UCI_dwil_1.1, whole genome shotgun sequence genome, aaattgcaaaaaaagcGGAACAGAATGAAGCACAACCAAAAGGGGTGTTGGAGGGAGGGGTGGTGGAGCTGGGAATTGTGGGGGTGGTGGTGGAATATGGGGGCAGTTGAAGGTTCTCTGCTGTCGTTTATTGGCAACAGTGTTGCTATTTGTGTAAACGACtcgtaaaattttatgttgaAGCTGATGTCGTTGTTTTTCCTGTtgtagaatttttctcttCTCCCCCACTCTCTACaagcacatacatacaaacacgTTGTAGGGTCAAAAAATAGTAGCCAAGTGGGTGGTTGGGGTAGGCTGAAATTAAGTTGCACTACACAACATTGTATATAACTCTAGTGCAACGCATTGTAAACTTTTAGGCACGTTTTGCGTTTTGCCTGATTACAATTAGAAAGAAATGAAACAAACGatggaaggaaggaaggaagcaAAAAGGGTTATGAATTGAAATTCACAACCCTTAAAACATAGTAGCTCCTCCCTATTATTCCCAAGTCATTTCCCATTTTGCAATTCGTTTCGTTGTCAATTGAGCAAAATTGATGtctattttatttgttgcagttgcatttCAATTTACCAGCAAAGAATGGGACATGTAAATATTGCATATTGATTACATGCCGCTTCGCCTGCCAACTTGTCAGTGTCAACAACGCGATAGACTGACTCTCTAGCATAACATGGATCGATGCAATGGCATCGAATGGCAAGGCAAGCCATCTATCagcatatattatatatatatattcattgaAATTCATTAGttgtaaattaaaaaagttttttttcgcacaaattattattgaatttgctctatatacatttttatttttgtttcatttttcttttacttttggCATACGTAATGAAGTGCATCTGACATATAAACGAATTCTGCGATTCTATCAATATATGAGTGCATGCGAGACTGTTTGTATGTTATGTATTATGAGTGACAGGACAACCGCAGTGttggaaattgaaaattctCATGCagaagcaaacaaaaatataacaaattgATAACTTTTTCGCACTTCTATAGCCATTACAGTTTGGTTGAAAAGTTGAAGTTTGGTACGAAAATATTGAACATTTGTTTAAGATGAAATTGTCGTTTAAAATGTTGTAAAAACATGAGCAATTTAAATGTTCCAAATGTCTTTTCATTATTCGCGATTCTTAGATACAGTTTTCAAGCACCTTTTCATCCTAGCAGCGCTTAGCTATTGGCAACGCTTGGTAAagatttaatttgttaattgCAGTTCGTTTGCTGTGACATGTCCTTGCAGCTGCTATGCAAATAAAGCATTgccaatatatgtacatatagccTAGAACAGATCCAACAGCTGCCAAGCAATGACTGCTAGGATTTTCATCAAGTTACcaaattaaaagcaaatttgttctaattcaataaaaaaagtTGATTAAAAGCACCGAGAGAAAAAGGATTGAGCAGTTATTTATAGAAGTCTAACTCTGGCAAACTATTTCGCAGTCACATGTGTTCtgtactcaaaaaaaaaaaaggaaatagaaatagaaatttcaattatagTTATATTAAATAGTTCTATTATTAGAGAGTCGACAAGTGCGGCTGGCATATTAATGAGTGTTTTCCTTTATATGTATTGCCTTTTTCATAGTTTTGTGTTATTTTCCTCTGTGTTAAATAGGCTTTTCATAAATGTATTAATACATTTAGGCAGCCTGCGGATAGCAAATATCAACATACTCCTTATGTAGGGGTaaatgttcttttttttttgcttttagacagagtaaaaaattaataacgCCATTCCAGTTGAATTTAGCTTCTCATACCTTAGAATTTGTTCAAAGGCCTCACACATATCCacactcccacacacacacacacacatacacacacacacggacatTTTACACTCAGGCACTTGGCGTTTCCAATTAGGCCAATCGAGCCCAAAAAAGGGCTggataattaaaatttaattttgtgccCAAAATTAGACTATGAAATTTGAGTAAAGAGCGATGCTGCAAGACCAAAGCAATTGCAAacgcgtgtatgtgtgtgtgtgtgtgtgggggggtGAGTGTACGTATGTGTGTTTATATGGTGTATGTTAAAGCAAACACTGTGGATAAAAATCAAACAGCAAGAATACAAGATAAATTAGTTGAAATTTAAAGCGAAAATCCTTTGATTAAGCACTGTCAAGTGGTAGGCAGGGATTGACAGTGGGTGTACACCcgcttaaataaataacaacCAAACTCCACAGTTAAGTAAACGCAGGGACAAGACAAACATGATGACATATTAGCATGCTCCGGCTTCATCTTTATCTAGGTGGGAGGGAATGTCGTTTGCCAACAACCAACCGCctcacatatacatatatatagatatatcttGCCCACTTTGTAGGGGGACATCATGTCCCcagtctctgtctctgtcccAGTTCCATTTCGAATCCCTTTGGCATTGCGCACAGCTTCTCTACCTTCGCATAAATTGTCAAAACTAAGGCAATGGATTACGCTCTGCTTGGGTTTCTCAGTGTGTGACCTCTGTTCACTTAGCTCTAGTTATACGGGCAACAACGACTCTCCCCCAACTCTCCACTGCTTACCTGTGatgtctgctgctgctgctgctgttcaatttatttatacgCATTTAAAACTGATTTATGGTACTCGGTACTCTAGCTCGTTCGCTCACTTGGTCCAAGGAGCAACCGCGTGAGATGCGTCTTTAATTTAGCTGCCAAGCCATGGTGCCCATTATCCTGCTCCCTCCTTCTAACCAGCACCACCACCTCTAAGTTAAccgcaaatgcattttcaatgAATTTCTCACTTACTCACATACATAGGTGTGTGGTATCCCGTATAGAAGAGCAAGCTTCTATAACCACAAGCAACGATTTATGTGTACGCCGTGAATCTTTTTCAGCTCTAGCTTTAATTTCGAGAAAAACGAGGCGACTTTACGAAGCCAAAGTAGAAGCTCTACATGTGCGGCCGAGCAACCACCATTccgccaacacacacacacacacacacacacactcacacacaccaCGGTTTGTGTGAATCTGTTATCGCATTAACAATTTCCTACTAATTTCGGCACTCCCGCTCTCCCTCTTGTATggaggcaacaaaaaaaaggcagtaaatataattaaattgcGTGCAAAACTAACTAAAGTAAGCTCACTGGGATAAAAgatagcaacagcaaaaacataATCACAAATAATTGCATTAAGTAAGAGACGGCGGGAAAGCCCCAAAACAGATAGAGAATTAAAGAGGCAAAGGGAGAGGAGGATGAAGATAAGGGGGATACGAGATGAAGGCAGCAAAAGGTTAGCCATGCTGAAAAATTCCCACTTGTCTGGAAGTAATTATGCAGAGCGAATTCCCAAAATGGCGAACGCAATATAAAGACAACAATCTGAGCGAAAAAGAGCAAAGCAATCAAATTTATATTGTCATTTATGagtttggttgtttttttatcATCTCCCTCGTTTTTTCATTACATTTTGGATGTACCCTTTTATTCCTCCCCCCTCCTCGATTCGATTGGGCCACAATTCAAGTCAATTGGCGCCTCTTTTGGTAGTTAAACTGCTTCGCTCCATCAACATAAATCAGTCATACGTCACATTAAACACGCTCGAACTTCAAATGACGTGTATTTAACGAGAGTCCTGGCCATGGCCATAAATTAATTAAGGCAGGTCTCCCCTCCATAACCCGCACCCCCTATCACAAGACCGTTTGTCCGTTTCAAGGTCTGCACAGTTCAGGATCGTAAGCTGCAATTAAACTGTAAAAGCGAACACTGAACGGTGAACGTTGAACGTTGAATGGAGAACAGCGTTGGCAACAGCAAATTACAACCATTTACAATTAAtttcagcaacagcaacaacaagcaaaGTTACCAGGCAAATGGCGTGCCATGGCTCATAATTTCCAAATCCTCCCCCCTTTCGAAACACCCCCCTCACAACATCACATACACGAACGACATcgcaattccaaaaaaaagaaaggcgAACAGCAGGAGCAAAGAAAAAGGTCCAACGTGCAAACACTCAATTAGCATATCAATAAATCAAGTAAAAGTGTTTCATAACCCGCCCCATCGTCCATTGCCCACCGCCTCTGACTGACTGTGGTAATCAAAATTTAGTTAACAACGCCAAACAATTTATTAACTGACCTTGAGGCAATGGCAAGAGCAATGGCAAGAGCAACTTGAGCAACGTGACGTATACGTaatgcctgcctgcctgcctggcTGCCTGCTCGTTGCTATTGTCGTCTGATTGCGTGCCAGTGTCAATGTAATTAATCACCATATCCTGCCAGCTGGCCACTTGCACACTTGCTTTTTGGGGCCAAGCTCTTCTCTTCTTTGTACAAAGGTGTTTATTTGATTTGCAGGCCCACATCCACATAAATTCCTAAAGTCAGTCAACTGACTGCCATTGGCAACGCTAATTGGCCAGACAAAAACAgataattcaatttattttaattgccaAAATGTAATGTAGCGTTTCATTTGTAACTGAAATGAACTCAACTGAACCGAATTGCTTGCTCTGTTAGTCAGTTATTCTTAGCATAGACGTCAATATGGCTGGGctaaagcagcagcagcagcaataccaacaacaacaacatcatggCCTTCTCAGCCTTTGGTTGGTAAGTCATATTGAATGGCAATGCAagaaattttcaattgaaattcacAATTCTCTCATTAATTTTCATAGCTTTTGATTTGTTTCCGCTTTGCCATCATAGTGGGTGATATAAATTGCAAGGCCTTTAAGAAAAATGCCAGTGTAAGTGAAAACTTATTGGAATATTTCTCTGCAAGTAtgtgaaattgaaattcaaaacgagaaaattctaattaaaatGCATGGCCAAAGTGTACCAACGCATTATTACTAAAGCGATTGGCCATAAGGTGATAATGAATGATTTTGGCCTTAATTAACTGGGGTCAACAATGGAAAAGGAATGAAAGAACCATATTCCATAGTCTgaacaaagttaaacctaatcACTTGAAATTTAATCGACTTTAATTTCATGCTGAATTTCTTTCTCACACACATCAATTATATACCAGAGTATATCGTATTTCTCGACCAGCTTCTATCCTTATCCTGTTGTGAATTGACCCATCCCAGCTTGGACAAAGGAAACGCTGAGTGCAGAGCAACTCTGAATTTACCTCATGGAAGACAATTCACGTTTGCCGAACTCTACACCATCAACATGGTATGGATGGATGAATGGGAGTTATGTAGTTATAATCAATTCTGTTGTTACCCAATCATCGTTTTACATTTACATTAGTGCATTGAGGAATGCAATTATGTTGGCTCTGGTTATATCGATGCCGATCCACCGTATAGACTGGACATGGCAAATATCCAAACAAATCTTGACAAGTTTATGCCGGAACCCAAAGATAATGCTACAACATTTATGATGGATGCCTATAAGAAATGTGAGATATTTCGCATGAGGCACTCTTCACGCTATACACTTCATCTGCCGGATATTGAATTCATCGAAGAGCAATGCAATCCCTTTGCCTTACAGATAACCATCTGTGTGCGTATCCTTGCCATGCAGAGATGTCCCCTACAGTTCCAGGTGAACACTGACAATTGTAAAATGGCCAGAAGCTATTTTTTGCAATGCGTGGTCGATGTTGAATCGAATGTTTAAGATCCTTCAATAAAGCAAAAAcgaacaacaaacaaaaaaatcaaccGTGAAGCAATACGTGTAAATGAAATGTGTGTGAAAGTTCATAAAGTGATGCTGCTGTGTGCATATAAATTCATTGCAAcgcaaaaaaggaaaacattgAAAACTAACTAAACCGGGGGAGGGAGAGAGTGGTGtggggttttctttttttgggaggaaaataaaagaaaaagtcaTAAAAGTCATAGATGAAATATGGCAATTTGACTTTACGTTGGGAGTGCTGTGTGCAGTGTCACAACTGCAAATTGAATCACCCAGCATTCACATTCACAGTCTAAGTCACAGCCACGCCCATTCCCAGGCCacctacatacacacacacacacacacacacacattcatgtCAATGTCCGCTGCTGACTTTGCATAACTTCGTCTGCTTCAAACTTGCAAGCTTTttggcacttttttttttgtgctaaCTTGTCTGTCTCATtcgttttctctctctctctctctttctgtgtaTGCTTGTCTCGCTCTCTTGCACTCTTGTTCTATGTTAGCCCTGGCAGCGAGTCAGCAGTAAAAGTTGCCGTTATATATAACACGTCAGGACATGTTATGTAAGTGGAAACAAAGGCAAATTTATGTGTTAGTCCAGAGCCTCACAAAGTCAACGCTTTGGCTTTGCAACGTCAGGTTAAACGggatttatgtatgtatatatgtcgtTACAGTCTTTTTCCATAGATAGAGATAGAGTTAGTTTCTTAAAACAATTATCACATTACTTACTTTGTCTcttttctctctgtttctgtCTCTGACTCTGACTATGCCTTGCATTTCATTCTATTTGCTGTGATTTGCATTTCTACTCTCCTCCTCTTGGCTAGACACAATCAAAGGGCTTTGGCTTggcatttttctttaattacgCCCTCGAGTCAAATTAAAAGCAAATGACTAAGAGTTTCCCCCAATGACCAAGAGGCAACAGCCCTAAGTAAGcaattctctctcagtttttcCCTATTctttattttagtttattttgcttcttcttctctctttcttaGACTATCTTTTGGACTTTTTTGGTCTAGGGCAGTTTACTTagtcaaatcaaagccaatgTCTGGAAGCTTtcaagaaaattgtttttaaatccAAGGATGACTAACATCGACAAATACCCACTCACCTCCCCCCCACCCACGAGCATGTCCTTAAGGGCATTCTCTatgtgtatgggtgtgtgtataTCAGAGGTTTTTGTGGCAAATAATTTGTGTAATTAAATGACcgctctatctctctctctcccacaaGAAACTTACCCTATTTAATTGGTTTGTTTGTGCAGCTAATTAGttttagtatatatatattgaaaacaAACATGTGCACTACTTGTACCACTTAATAGTCATCTCTTGACAGCCATCTAGCTAGGTGAGTCCTTCCATAGAAaggtagaaaaataaaaagcaaaaccaGACGAAACAACAGCAAATTGAATGCACATGCAGTTGCGTCTGCCTTTGGCTGCAGTATCCATCGTCATGGGGACCAACCGTCGGTTGGTTGGCCAACTGTCCCCCCTTCCTATGGCACGAGCGCaatcaaaattattataattgcGACGCGTTCGCCATTGTGCGACAACAATGACTTCCGCTTCCGTGCTGCAGAATTTGCTTGTCTGTGTTGACGTTGCATTGTTTTTAGGCAACGGCGTACAACAAAGGAGTGAGAAGTCACATTAAGTGCCTGCAAAAGACGGCGTAACGTGCTCAAGTGCTAACAAGTCTGAGAGCATCGGAGTGGTAGGTGGACATACATAAGGGGGGAACGATGAATGGCTGAAGTAGGCATTCAAATACCCGTTAATGTGTGCCAAGATGTTGTAATTAAATGCAACCCAAGTAACTGCAGAGGTACTGTAATGATGTGGCTTACCAGGGAAGGATCAATTTGTTCATGAGTTAAGGGCAGACTTAGTTTTGGATTCTTTTGTTCTGTTACACTTGCTGCTCGTCAAAGAGAAGGGAATAGAATGAGTCCCTTTTATTTGTcccttttatttgtttaatccACTCCTGAGAGTGTGTTGAAACTCCAAAATCCATATGCATACTCAATTAGAGGCAAGCCCACTTTAGGCATATCTAATCAATCAAATCAGTCAATCAAATGCCAAATCAAAAGTAGTAACCTCCCACCATGgtataaattaattcaattgGACTATTATTTGCTTTTGATATTATTATAATGATTATTAAGGGTAATAATAACTTTGGCAAACTATACTAATTTGGGCAAAAGTGTTTTGCGGCCAGTGGCCCttgtaaaacaaacaaaaagtcgTCCTTCGTCCCTACCCCCCTGCCCCCTGCCATTGCTGGATTAATATGGCTCAATTTGCCTGGCTTTATCGCCATCTCCcatcccctctctctctctttctatagAGCCAATCAGTTAACACGCAAACatcaacaaacacacacacacactcatcgATACACATACACGAATAATAAAGTGCAATTTAATCAGTTTTTATCAATAAGCAACAAAGTTGTCGTCAACTAGCTTGGAATCAGGATATGTTAAGACCAGCAATTTGCCTGTCATTGGTTATCATTTGCATTCATTCAATTGAATTGCTGTGGAGAGGAAAACTGTGATTGCTGCAATATGAAAAGTTACCATAAGCCCTATAATATAATTGACTTATTTATGATTATCAGCGAAAAaggacacacacaaacacggGTTAATCGGTTAAAAGTTGCGTGTCAGAGGAACAGGTCGAAAATAAACCGTAATGGTTTCGTTTTTCGCGGCCATTTCTTTATACGAATAGACGGAGTATGAGTTAGATTTATCTAAATTAATTGTTATTACCCTTATTTGTCACAATTTCTACGGGTTGCCATGCCATCCAatccgcacacacacacagatacacataCACCTTGACACTGCGGGTGTTTTAATTGTAATGAATTGGCCATAGGTGAAACTCGCCGCACAGAAATTCCTTTTTGCATATTAAGTGAGATAGTCGCCGTTGTATGGACATGAGAGTGTGCATGTGTTTGAGTGTAAGGAGTGCAGGGGTAAAGGGGCAGGATTAGCGTGTTTCTGACATGACATATTACATTAGtcccatttttatttttctgacaaaaagaggagatttaaattgtgtgtgtgtgtgtgtgtgtgtgtgtatttataatCGAAAAAGGTTTTTAGTTTGCGAGTTGTAAAAGTTTTGTGAAACTAAACGAAACTTTGACCTAAAACAGAATTTTAACAC is a window encoding:
- the LOC26530115 gene encoding uncharacterized protein LOC26530115 codes for the protein MAGLKQQQQQYQQQQHHGLLSLWLLLICFRFAIIVGDINCKAFKKNASLLSLSCCELTHPSLDKGNAECRATLNLPHGRQFTFAELYTINMCIEECNYVGSGYIDADPPYRLDMANIQTNLDKFMPEPKDNATTFMMDAYKKCEIFRMRHSSRYTLHLPDIEFIEEQCNPFALQITICVRILAMQRCPLQFQVNTDNCKMARSYFLQCVVDVESNV